The segment CCGGCGGGCAACATCGTCGACCTCGCAGCCCTGGCCGAGGCGGCCCACCGTCACGGCGTGCCGCTGATCGTCGACAACACCGTGGCCACGCCCATCCTCTGCCGACCCTTCGAGCACGGTGCGGACATCGTGGTGCATTCGCTGACCAAGTACATTGGTGGCCATGGCACCAGCATTGGCGGCATCGTTGTCGACTCCGGACAGTTCCCCTGGGCCCGGCACAAGGACCGCTTTCCACTACTCAACACCCCCGACCCGTCCTACCACGGCGTCACCTACACCGAAGCCTTCGGTCCCGCAGCCTTCATCGGCCGCTGCCGCGTTGTGCCCCTGCGCAACATGGGCGCGGCGCTCTCGCCGTTCAACGCGTTCCTGATCCTCCAGGGCCTGGAGACCCTTGCCCTGCGCATGGAGCGTCACACCGGCAACGCGCGCGAAGTCGCCCGTTTCCTGCAAGCGCACCCGCAGGTGGCGTGGGTGAAGTACGCCGGCCTGCCGGATCATCCTGAACATGCCCTGGCGCAGCGCTACACCGGCGGCAAACCGGCCTCCATCCTCAGCTTCGGCATCCTCGGCGGCATCGAAGCCGGTACGCGCTTCATCGATGCCCTGAAACTGGTGGTGCGCCTGGTGAACATCGGCGACGCCAAGTCCCTGGCCTGCCACCCGGCCTCCACCACTCACCGCCAGCTCAACGAAGAAGAACTGGCACGGGCGGGGGTGAGCCGCGACATGGTGCGCCTGTCCATCGGCATCGAGCACATCGACGACATCCTCGCCGACCTGGCCCAGGCCCTGGAGGCCTCCCGCTCCCAAGCGCCGGGGACTTGATTTGTGCCGGTCCCGGCTCCAGATCAGGGTTAGTCCCGATCTGGAGCCGACCATGACCGATCCCCTGCTCATTCCCTGCGCCCAATGCGCCGGGCTGAACCGCATTCCCGCGGCCCGCCTGGGCGATTCCCCGCGCTGCGGCCACTGCAAGGGGGCCGTGCTTCCCCCTGCCCCGTTCGACCTGAACGAAGCCGGATTTGCCAAACAACTGCGTGGCGACCTGCCGCTTCTGGTGGACGTCTGGGCGGACTGGTGCGGCCCCTGCAAGGCTTTCGCCCCGATCTACCAGCAGGCTGCGAGCCAACTCCAGGGCCGCTGCCGCCTGGGCAAGCTGGACAGCGAAGCCAATCGCAACCTCGCGGGGCAACTGGGCATCCGCTCCATTCCGACGTTGATCCTGTTCAAGGACGGCAAGGAAGTCGCCCGCCAGAGCGGTGCCCTGCCACTGCCCCAATTGATCGGCTGGCTCAGTTCCCAGGGCATCTGATCGCTTCGGTCAATCGCGCTGGCCATCCCGGTCATTGCCGGGCTCGCCGCGCCGGCTAGGCTCTGGAAATCCCAACACCGGAGCCCGCCATGTCCATGCCCCTGGAGCTGGTTCGCCAGCTCACCGAAGAACAGATCGCCTTCGTCAAACGCAGCGGCCTGCAGGCCGAAGTCCTGGAGCCCGGCCACGTGCGCCTTCGCATGCCGCTGCAAGGCAACCAGAATCACATCGGTACCCTGTATGCCGGGGCGATCTTCACGCTGGCCGAGATGCCCGGCGGCGCACTGTTTCTCACCAGTTTCGACGCCCGTCGCTTTTACCCCGTGGTGAAGGAGATGAACCTGCGCTTCCGCCGGCCGGCCAAGGGCGACATCACGGTGGACGCGCGCATCGACCAGGCGGAGATCACGCGCATCCAGAACGAAGCCGAAGCCAGCGGCAAGGCCGACTACTGGCTGGAGCTGCAGCTATTGGACGCCGAGGGAGAGGTGGTCGCCGAAAGCCGCGGGCTGTACCAGGTGCGGGCACATTGAGCGGCCTTGCGCTGGATCAATCTGCCGCGCGGCGAAGGGCCGCAGAGTGTGGCCTCCAGAGGAGGTCCACACCATGTTCAAGCACATCCTGGTTGCCCATGACCTCAGCCGCGAGGCTGACATCGCATTGCACCGCGCCATCCAGCTCAACCGCCAGCTCGGCACACGCCTCTCCGTCCTGCATGTCCTCGAAGATCACCTCCCCAACGCCGTCCAGAACAACCTGCGCGACGCCGCCCAGCAATACTTCAGCGAGCACCTGGCACGATTGGGTGTGGAGGATTGCCAACTGCTCCTGCGCAAAGGCCGCCCAGCCCAGCAGATCCTCGAAGAGATGGGCGACAGCCAGGCCGACCTGCTGGTGATCGGCCGGCATCACCACAACGCACCGGAACTGTTCATCGGCACCACCCTGGAGCGGGTCGCCCGCCACCTGGGCGCTCCCCTGCTGCTGGTGATGGGCGAACAGGCGGACGAGCCCTACCAGGAGGCTGCCGTGGCGCTGGACTTCTCCCTCTGCGCCTGCGATGCCCTTCGCAATGCCTGCGCCCTGTTACCTCAGGAAGCCCGCCTGGTCGCCATCAACGTGATGGAACTGGGCAGCCGACTGCTGACGAAGAGCGGCAATGCGACCGACTTACTCGCCACTCAACGGGAATTGCTGGGGAAACTGCTGGAAGACGAACTGTCCGGCCTTGCGGGCCAGACTCCGGCGATGGAGCTGGAAGTGGTGCGCGGCGCCCTGCCCCGAGCCTTGGACGAAGCTGTCGCCGAGCGACGTCCGCAATTGCTGGCCCTCGGCAGCCATGGCCGCAGCCTGATATCCCAGGCCCTGCTGGGCAGCCTCGCCTTGCGTTACCTGCAAGCCCCGCCCTGCGACCTTTTGCTGGTCAAATAGCGCATTCGCCCCCCGGCAAGCAGGGGCGAATGGGGACTTCCGCACAATCGTCCCCTTCAGCTTTCCAACAGATCGTGCAGCTCGACGAACTGCTGGGTCAGCTTGTGCCGGGGTTCGAGATAAATCAGCGGTTTGCAGGCCTGGTGCGACTCGCGCATCTTCACCGACATCATCAGGTTCACCGGCAGTACCGGCAGCCCTTCTTCCACCAACTCATCCAGCAGTTGCTGGGGCAACGAAGCCCGAGGCTGGAACTGGTTGACCACGATGCCTTCCACTTCCAGGCCTTCGTTGTGGTCCTCCTTGAGTTCCTCGATCTCCGCCAGCAGGCCGTAGAGCGCATTGCGCGAGAAGCTGTCGCAGTCGAAGGGAATCAGGCAGCGATCGGCAGCGATCAGTGCGGAAACCGTATAGAAGTTCAATGCCGGCGGCGTATCCAGGTAGATGCGGTCGTAGTCCTCGCTCAGGTCCTCCAGCAACTTACGCAGCTTGTTGATCTTGTGCTTGGCCTCCAGCTTGGGCTGCAGGTCGGCCAGCTCGGCCGTGGCGGTCACCACGTGCAGGTTTTCGTAGGGGGTTTCGTAGATATCCACCTTGCCTTTGCGGAAGGCCGTTGCCGACAGGGTCTGCTTGAAGAAATCGGCGATCCCCATCGGAATTTCCTCGCCGGTCAGGCCGGTGAGGTAATGCGTGGAGTTGGCCTGGGCATCCAGGTCGATCAGCAGGGTGCGATACCCCTGCGAAGCGCTCACCGCCGCCAGGTTGCAGGCAATGCTGGATTTGCCCACTCCGCCCTTCTGATTGAAAACCACGCGCCGCATGCGCCTTCTCCTTTGCCTTCGATGGACTGAAGCAGGGTTGTATCGCGCCTGCCGCTCTCAGGCAATCCCGACGAATAATGGCCTATTGATATTACGCGTGGTAGCCTTCGCCGCCGCGCGAGAACGCGGCCAGGAAAAACATATAAAAGGAGTTCCCCCGTGTCACCACGCATTTTGCTCGCCGCCATCGTCATCAGCCTGGGCACAGGATGTGCCACCGGACTCAACTCTGCCCAGAAGGCCGAGCTTGATCATTACGAAGCCCGAGGTCTGGCTGTGGTCGAAAAGAACCCTGGAACGGGTGCAGCGCTCGGCCTCCTGCCGGGCGGCGGGTCCTTCTATGGGCGCGAATACGGTTTTGGCGTGGTCAACCTTCTGTTCTGGCCGCTCTCCATCCTCTGGGACCCAATCAGCGGCTACGACGCCTCCCGTGCCATCAACTATCAGGCCACCAAGGCGCATGTCGACAAGCTTAAGGAAAAGGAAATCCAAGCCCTGGATGACCAACTCGGCGCCAAGCAAATCGACCTCGCCCAGTACACCTTGGAAAAGCGCAAGATCGAGAAGAAGTTCGACGCTCTCTGAGTCAAAAAAGCCCGGCATTGCCGGGCTTTTTCATGTTCGGGAGGCTGCTCAGGCGTGGTACTGCGCCGACAGCTCGTGCACCGCCTCGAAGAAGGCGCCGGCGTGGGCGGGGTCGACTTCCGGGGTGATGCCATGGCCAAGGTTGAAGACATGGCCCGAGCCATTGCCGTACGCCGCGAGGATGCGGCCCACCTCGGCGCGGATGGCAGCCGGGTTGGCGTAGAGCACGGAGGGGTCCATGTTGCCCTGCAGCGCCACCTTGCTGCCTACGCGGGCGCGGGCGCTGCCGATGTCGCAGGTCCAGTCCAGGCCCAGGGCTTCGGCACCGGTATCGGCCATGGATTCCAGCCAGAGTCCACCACCCTTGGTGAAGAGAATCACCGGCACACGACGACCGTCGTGCTCGCGGATCAGGCCATCGACGATCTTCTTCATGTAGGCCAGGGAGAACTCCTGATAGGCCGCCGCGGACAGCGCGCCGCCCCAGGAGTCGAAGATCTGCACCGCCTGGGCGCCGGCCATGATCTGGCCGCTGAGGTAGGCGGTTACCGACTGGGCCAGCTTGTCCAGCAGGGCGTGCATGGCCTGCGGGTTGTCGTAGAGCATCGCCTTGGACTTGCGGAAGTCACGGCTGGAGCCACCTTCGACCATGTAGGTGGCCAGGGTCCAGGGGCTGCCGGAGAAGCCGATCAGCGGCACGCGGCCGTTCAGCTCAAGACGAATGGTGCGCACGGCGTCCATCACGTAGCCCAGGTCCTTCTCCGCGTCGGGAATCGGCAGGGCGTCGATATCGGCCTGGTTGTTCACCACCTTCTTGAAGCGCGGGCCTTCGCCGGACTCGAAGAACAGGCCCTGGCCCATGGCGTCGGGGATGGTGAGGATGTCGGAGAAGAGGATCGCCGCGTCCAGTTGCGGGTAACGATCCAGCGGCTGCAGGGTCACTTCGCAGGCCAGCTCGGGGTTCATGCACAGGCTCATGAAGTCGCCGGCCTTGGCGCGGGTCGCGCGGTACTCCGGCAAATAGCGACCGGCCTGGCGCATCATCCAGACAGGGGTGACGTCGACTGGCTGCTTCAGCAGCGCGCGAAGGAAACGGTCGTTCTTCAGAGCGGTCATGGCAGGATTCCAGCAAAAAAGTGCGGGCATTTTCGCAGAGCCCAATGCAAAAGGCACGGCGGGTGCCGTGCCTTTTGTCTTGCGCGACATTTAGTCGCTGCGCCCCCAGCGCTTAAAGCATAGCGAGCGCAGCAGCTTAAACGCCCAGGTAGTCCAGGATGCCTTCGGCAGCCGTACGGCCTTCGAAGATCGCAGTCACCACCAGATCGGAACCACGAACCATGTCGCCACCGGCGAAGATCTTCGGGTTGCTGGTCTGGTGCTTGAACTGCGCCTGGGCGGGTGCCACCACGCGGCCCTGGTTGTCGATGCTGATCTCGAACTGCTCGAACCAGGGAGCCGGGCTCGGGCGGAAACCGAAGGCGATCAGCACGGCCTCGGCCGGGATGATCTCCTCGGAGCCCGGAATCGGCTCGGGGCTGCGACGGCCACGGGCGTCCGGCTCGCCGAGACGGGTCTCGACCACCTTCACGCCTTCCACCTTGTCCTCGCCGACGATGGCGATGGGCTGGCGGTTGAAGAGGAACTTCACGCCCTCTTCCTTGGCGTTCTTCACCTCTTTGCGCGAACCCGGCATGTTCTCTTCGTCACGGCGGTAGGCGCAGGTCACGGCCTTGGCGCCCTGGCGAATGGAAGTGCGGTTGCAGTCCATCGCGGTGTCGCCACCCCCCAGGACCACCACGCGCTTGCCCTTCATGTCGACGAAGTCCTCGGGGGACTTCTCGAAACCGAGGTTGCGGTTGACGTTGGCGATCAGGAAGTCGAGCGCGTCGTGCACGCCCGGGAGGTCTTCGCCCGGGAAGCCGCCTTTCATGTAGGTGTAGGTACCCATGCCCATGAAGACCGCATCGAATTCCTCGAGCAGTTGGTCCATGGTCACGTCCTTGCCCACTTCGGTGTTCAGGCGGAACTCGACACCCATGCCGGTGAACACTTCACGGCGACGGCTCAGCACATGCTTCTCGAGCTTGAACTCGGGGATACCGAAGGTCAGCAGACCGCCGATTTCCGGGTTCTTGTCGAAGACCACCGGGGTCACGCCATTACGCACCAGTACGTCGGCGCAGCCCAGGCCCGCCGGGCCCGCACCGATCACGGCGACGCGCTTGCCGGTGGGCTTGACCTTGGACATGTCCGGCCGCCAGCCCATGGCGAAGGCGGTGTCGGTGATGTACTTCTCCACCGAGCCGATGGTCACGGCACCGAAGCCGTCGTTCAGGGTGCAGGCGCCTTCGCAGAGGCGGTCCTGCGGGCACACGCGGCCGCAGACTTCCGGCAGGGTGTTGGTCTGGTGCGACAGCTCGGCGGCGGCCAGGATGTTGCCTTCCGATACCAGCTTCAGCCAGTTCGGAATGAAGTTGTGCACCGGGCACTTCCACTCGCAATACGGGTTGCCGCAGCCGAGGCAGCGGTGAGCCTGGTCGGCCGCTTGCTGCGGCTTGAACAGGTCATGGATCTCGACGAATTCCTTCTTGCGCTGGCGCAGCAGTTTCTTCTTCGGATCCTTGCGCCCGACCTCGATGAACTGGAAGTCGTTGTTCAGACGTTCAGTCATTAAAAAAACCTCATCAAACCACTTCAGGCGCTGTTGTTATTGCGGGTTGGCACGGGTGCTGGAGAGCAGCGAAGCCAGGCTCGCGGCCTTCGGCTTGACCAGCCAGAACTTGCGCAGGTAATCGTCCAGGTTCTCGAGCAGGTGGGCGCCCCAGTCGCTGGAGGTTTCCTTCACGTATTCGACCAGCACGCCGTGCAGGTGGCTACGGTAGGCCTCCATGGACTCGTTGCTGATGCGCTGGATTTCCACCAGTTCGTGGTTGACCCGGTCGACGAAGCTGTTGTCCTGGTCCAGCACGTAGGCGAAGCCGCCGGTCATGCCGGAACCGAAGTTGTAGCCGGTCTTGCCGAGAACGCAGACGAAACCGCCGGTCATGTATTCGCAGCAGTGATCGCCGGTACCTTCCACCACAGCGTGGGCACCGGAGTTACGCACTGCGAAACGCTCGCCTGCGGTACCTGCGGCGAACAGCTTTCCGCCCGTGGCGCCGTAGAGGCAGGTGTTGCCGACGATGGCCGACTCCTGGCTCTTGAACGGGCTGCCCTTCGGCGGGGTGATCACCACCTTGCCACCGGTCATGCCCTTGCCCACGTAGTCGTTGGCGTCGCCTTCGAGGTAGAGGTTCAGGCCACCGGCGTTCCACACGCCGAAGCTCTGGCCCGCGGTACCACGGAAGCGGAAGGTCACCGGAGCGTCCTTCATGCCCTGGTTGCCGTGGCGACGGGCGATTTCACCGGAAATGCGCGCGCCGATGGAGCGATCGCAGTTGCAGATTTCCAGGTCGTAGACGCCGCCGGTCTTGCCTTCGACGGCAGGCTTGGCGATACCCCACATCTTCTCGGCCAGGAGACCCGGGTCGAAGGGCGGGTTCTTCTCGACTTCACAGAACTGCGGCTTGTCGGCCGGCACGTGGTCGCTGCCGAGCAGCGGGCTGAGGTCCAGGAAGCCCTGTTTCTCGGTGTCGCCCGGCAGCATTTCCAGCAGGTCGGTGCGACCGATCAGCTCGCTCAGGCTGCGGACGCCCAGCTTGGCCAGCCACTCACGGGTTTCTTCGGCGATGTAGGTGAAGAAGTTCATCACCATTTCGACGGTGCCGATGAAGTGGTCCTTGCGCAGCTTGTCGTTCTGGGTAGCGACGCCGGTGGCGCAGTTGTTCAGGTGGCAGATACGCAGGTATTTGCAACCCAGGGCAATCATCGGTGCGGTACCGAAGCCGAAGCTTTCGGCGCCGAGGATGGCCGCCTTGATGACGTCGAGGCCGGTTTTCAGGCCGCCGTCGGTCTGTACGCGCACCTTGCCGCGCAGGTCGTTGCCGCGCAGGGTCTGGTGGGTTTCCGCCAGGCCCAGTTCCCACGGGCTGCCGGCGTACTTGATGGAGGTCAGCGGGGATGCGCCGGTACCGCCGTCATAGCCGGAGATGGTGATCAGGTCGGCATAGGCCTTGGCCACGCCAGCGGCAATGGTGCCGACGCCGGCTTCAGCCACCAGCTTCACCGAAACCAGCGCCTGAGGGTTGACCTGCTTGAGGTCATAGATCAGCTGGGCGAGGTCTTCGATGGAGTAGATGTCGTGGTGCGGCGGCGGCGAAATCAGGGTGACGCCGGGCACTGCATAACGCAGACGGGCGATCAGGCCGTTGACCTTGCCACCAGGCAGCTGGCCGCCTTCGCCGGGCTTGGCGCCCTGGGCGACCTTGATCTGCAGCACTTCGGCGTTGACCAGGTATTCCGGGGTGACGCCAAAGCGGCCGGTAGCCACCTGCTTGATCTTGGAACTCTTCACGGTGCCGTAGCGCGCCGGGTCTTCACCGCCCTCACCGGAGTTGGAGCGGCCGCCCAGTCGGTTCATGGCTTCGGCCAGGGCCTCGTGGGCTTCGGGGGAAAGCGCGCCGAGGGAGATACCTGCGGCATCGAAGCGCTTGAAGATGGACTCCAGCGGCTCGATCTCGTCCAGCGGCAGCGGCTGGTCGGCGGTCTTGACCTTGAGCAGGTCGCGCAGCATCGACACCGGACGGTTGTCCACCAGCGCGGTGTATTCCTTGAATTTCTCGTAGCTGCCCTGCTGCACGGCGGCTTGCAGGGTGTTCACCACGTCCGGGTTGTACGCGTGGTACTCGCCGCCGTAGACGAACTTCAGCAGGCCACCTTGCTGGATGGCCTTGCGGTTGTTCCAGGCCTCATTGGCCAGCAGCTTCTGCTCGGACTCGATGTCGACGAAGCGCGCACCCTTGATGCGGCTGGCGACGCCACGGAAGCTGAGGTCGACCACTTCCTCGGACAGGCCGACAGCCTCGAACAGCTGCGCGCCGCGGTAGGAGGCGATGGTGGAGATGCCCATCTTCGACAGGATCTTCAGCAGGCCCTTGGAGATGCCCTTGCGGTAGTGCTTGAAGACTTCGTACAGGTCGCCCAGCACTTCGCCGGTGCGGATCAGGTCAGCCAGCACTTCATAGGCGAGGAACGGGTACACGGCGGAGGCGCCGAAGCCCACCAGCACGGCGAAGTGGTGCGGATCGCGGGCGGTGGCGGTCTCGACCAGGATGTTGCAGTCGCAACGCAGCCCCTTCTCCACCAGGCGATGGTGCACGGCGCCAACGGCCAGGGAGGCGTGGGCCGGGAGCTTGCCGGGGGCGATGTGGCGGTCGGTCAGGACCAGCAGCACCTTGCCGGAACGTACGGCTTCTTCGGCCTGGTCGGCCATGTTGCGCACGGCCGCTTCGAGACCGAGGCTCTCATCGTAGTTCAGGTCGATGATGTGACGCTCGAAGCCCGGGCGGTCCAGGGACATCAGGGCACGCCACTTGGCCGGGGAGATCACCGGGCTGCTGAGGATCACGCGGGTGGCATGGTCCGGCGACTCGCTGAAGATGTTGCGCTCGGCACCAAGGCAGATCTCCAGGGACATGACGATGGCTTCGCGCAGCGGGTCGATCGGCGGGTTGGTGACCTGCGCGAACTGCTGGCGGAAGTAGTCGAACGGCGAACGTACGCGCTGGGACAGCACGGCCATGGGAGTGTCGTCGCCCATGGAGCCAACGGCTTCCTGGCCCTGCTCGGCCAGCGGGCGCAGCACCTGGTCACGCTCCTCGAAGGTGACCTGGAACATCTTCATGTACTGCTTGAGCTGGTCGCTGTCGTAGCTGGCCACGCCGTGGTCGTCGTCCAGCTTGGCCTGGATGCGCACGGCGCTCTGGCGCAGCCACTGCTTGTACGGGTGGCGCGACTTCAGGCGGCTGTCGATATCGTTGGTGTTGAGGATCTGCCCGGTTTCGGTATCCACCGCGAGGATCTGCCCAGGACCGACACGGCCCTTGGCGAGTACGTCTTCCGGCTTGTAGTCCCACACGCCGATTTCCGACGCGAGGGTGATGTAGCCGTTCTTGGTGGTAACCCAGCGGGCCGGGCGCAGGCCGTTGCGGTCGAGCAGGCAGACGGCGTAGCGGCCGTCGGTGAGCACGACGCCGGCGGGACCGTCCCAGGGCTCCATGTGCATGGAGTTGTATTCGTAGAAGGCGCGCAGGTCGGCATCCATGGTTTCCATGTTCTGCCAGGCCGGCGGGATGATCATGCGCACGCCACGGAACAGGTCGATGCCGCCGGTGACCATCAGCTCGAGCATGTTATCCATGCTGGAAGAGTCGGAACCGACGCGGTTGACCAGCGGGCCGAGCTCATCGATATCGGGCAGCTGCTCGTTGGCGAACTTGGTGCGGCGGGCTACCGCCCAGTTGCGGTTGCCAGTGATGGTGTTGATCTCGCCGTTGTGGGCGAGGAAGCGGAAGGGCTGCGCCAGCGGCCACTTCGGCAGGGTGTTGGTGGAGAAACGCTGGTGGAACACGCAAATGGCGGTCTGCAGGCGCTCGTCACCCAGGTCCGGGTAGAACTGCTGCAGGTCGGCCGGCATCATCAGGCCTTTGTAGATGATGGTCTTGTTCGAGAAGCTGCAGATGTAGTGGTCGGCATCCGCGGCGTTGGCCACGGAGGAACGACGACGGGCGCTGAACAGCTTGACCGCCATGTCCTGGTCGCCAAGGCCTTCACCACCGATGAACACCTGCTCGATCTGCGGCAGGCGTTCCAGGGCCAGTCGGCCGAGGACGCTGGTGTCCACCGGGACCTTGCGCCAGCCGATCAGCTGCAGGCCGGCGGCAAGGATTTCGCGATTCATGTTTTCGCGAGCCGCTTCGGCGCGAACCGGGTCCTGGTTGAAGAAGACCATGCCGACCGCGTACTGGGCCGGCAGTTCGACCGAGAAGGTTTCCTTGGCGATGGCGCGCAGGAAAAGGTCAGGCTTCTGGATCAACAGACCACAACCGTCGCCGGTCTTGCCGTCGGCATTGATGCCGCCACGGTGGGTCATGCAGGTCAGGGCTTCGATGGCGGTTTTAAGAAGATGGTGGCTCGCCTCGCCCTGCATATGGGCGATCAAGCCGAAACCGCAGTTATCCTTGAATTCATCAGGATGGTACAGACCTGCTTTCATAGGGGAACTCTCACCAGGGTTGCCTTCAGAAAAAGGCAGAATTGCTTTGTAATTCAACTCCTTACCATACGCGCCGGACTTGACGCCAGCTTTTGCGTAGGGCAAAGGGAGGTCATTGTACATAGCCCATTGGTCGACCACAAATCTTAGCGGCCAACTAGTGAAAGTCGATGTCGCAAAAATGAATGAATGAACCAGGAGGTCGTGCTAGCGACCACCTGGTCATAAGGCGGGGGATCAGGCTCGCGGAAAACTAGCGAGCCATTTCCTGCTGGATGCTGGCGAAGGTCTTGGGCCAGGGCTTGCCAGCCTGGACCTTGGCCGGCAGAGACTTGATTGCCGCCTGGGCCGCAGTCCGACTGGCGAAGCTGCCGTAGGTCACGACATAGAGCACCTTGCCCTGGTGCTGCTTCTTGAAGTAGCGGTACTGCCCGCCATTCTGCTGCACGAAGGCCTTTGCACTGCTCTCCGAACTGGTGCCGAGCACCTGCAGGGCGAAGTGGCTGGCGGCCTGGCTACGATACCAGCCATTGCCCGCCACGCCAGCCGGGGCGACCGACGCAGTTGCCGGCGCAGGCTTCTCGGCAGGCTTGGCCGCGACCTGGGCAGGCGCGGGAGCCGGCTTGGGCGCCGGGGCCGGAGTGGGTGCAGCTGGCTTGGCTGTAGCAGCCTGGGTCGCCGCCGGCGCGGGAGCAATGGGTTGCGCCGGCTTGGGCAGCGGTTGCACCGGCACGATGGGCTCCACCGGTACAGCGGGCGTCGGACTGGCGGTCGCGCCCTGGGGCGGCGCAATGGTAGTGACCGTAGGCGGCACGTTGGCAGCCTCGGCAGGCGCCGGGCCGTCCTCCGGCTCGCCCTGGCCGGCGGCCTGGGCCAACGGCTCGCGAATCACCGGCTGGGCCTCCCCCACCAGAGGCAAAGGCAGCGGCTGCGAGGAGCCTGCGAACTCGACGGCCGGAGCACCCGAATCATCCTGGCTGGAAGCCTGACCGGCTGGCGCCTGCCCCAACGGCAGCTCGGCAGTAGCGGGAGCCTGCTCGACGCTACCTTCATTGCGCCCCTGCATCATCCAGGCGGCGATCACGCCCACCCCGACCACTGCCAGGGCCAGCAGATGCTTCTTCGGCAGGCTGAAGCCGCCGGCGGATTTCCGCGACGCCCCGCGCTCAGCAAGCATGGCTTCGATCATGAGATCGCGTGCGACCTGGTTGATCGCCCCCGGCCAGCCGCCGGACTGCAGATGGATTTCGTCCACCTGCTCATCACTCAGCAGCTCGACGCCACGTCCGGCGCCTTCGAGTCGCTGGCCAAGGTACTCGCGAGTTTCCTCCTGGCTGTAGGGCTGAAGCTCGATGACGTGGAAACGCTCCTCGCCTTCCGCCAGCGCATCGAGGCGTGCGAGGAGGGAATCCTCGCCAAACAGGAAGACATGGGCGCGCGCCTCGACGTTACCTTCGGCCAGGGCCAACAGATTGCCGAGAGCGGCATCGTCCAGCTCTTCGGCATCATCAACCAGCAGGTACACCTCCTGACCGGTCAGGGCCAGTTGAGCAACCTGGGCGAGGATGGAGCGCACATCGGCCTGGGCGATGTTCAGCCCCTGGGCGATCTGGCGCAGCAGGCCGCCGGCCTCAGCCGAATTGCGCGCCGACACCACCAGACTCTGCACGGCCTGTTTGTTGGTGCTGGCCACCAGCGCCTGGCGCAACAGCGTCTTGCCGCTGCCGTGGGGACCGCTCACCACCAGCATCAGCTGGCTGTAGCGGGCGAGATGGTGAAGCTGCCCCAGCACGGGCTTGCGCTGGGCCGGGAAGAACTTGAAGCCAGGCACCCGCGCCGCGAACGGGTCATGGGTGAACTGGTAATGGCCGAGGTAGGCCTCGTCGGCGTGCAGGCTGCTCATGGGAATTCCTTACTCTCCAAGCTGGTCGGCCAGGGCGCGATAGTCAGCGGCCAGGGTGGCCTCCAGCACGTCGCGCGGATAGTCGGCAGTCACGACGGCCTCGCCAATCCGGCGCAGCAGCACCAGACGCAATTGACCGTCGAGCACCTTCTTGTCTACGGCCATGTGCTGGAGGAAATGTTCCGGAGTCATGTCCGCTGGCGGCACGACCGGCAAGCCGGCGCTGCGCAGCAGGCGAATCGCCGCGTCGCGCTCGTCGGTTGAAATCCAGCCGAGGCGGCTGGACATTTCGAGGGCCATGACGGTACCCGCCGATACCGCCTCGCCGTGTAGCCAGGCGCCGTAGCCCATTTGGGTCTCGATGGCGTGGCCGAAGGTATGGCCCAGATTGAGGATGGCGCGCAGACCGGATTCGCGCTCGTCCACCCCGACAACGCGCGCCTTGGCCGCACAGGAACGCTCGATGGCTTCGGTCAGGGCACCGGCGTCGAGACCACGCATGGCCGGCATCTTCTCGGCCAGCCAGGGCAG is part of the Pseudomonas lalkuanensis genome and harbors:
- a CDS encoding FAD-dependent oxidoreductase, whose amino-acid sequence is MTERLNNDFQFIEVGRKDPKKKLLRQRKKEFVEIHDLFKPQQAADQAHRCLGCGNPYCEWKCPVHNFIPNWLKLVSEGNILAAAELSHQTNTLPEVCGRVCPQDRLCEGACTLNDGFGAVTIGSVEKYITDTAFAMGWRPDMSKVKPTGKRVAVIGAGPAGLGCADVLVRNGVTPVVFDKNPEIGGLLTFGIPEFKLEKHVLSRRREVFTGMGVEFRLNTEVGKDVTMDQLLEEFDAVFMGMGTYTYMKGGFPGEDLPGVHDALDFLIANVNRNLGFEKSPEDFVDMKGKRVVVLGGGDTAMDCNRTSIRQGAKAVTCAYRRDEENMPGSRKEVKNAKEEGVKFLFNRQPIAIVGEDKVEGVKVVETRLGEPDARGRRSPEPIPGSEEIIPAEAVLIAFGFRPSPAPWFEQFEISIDNQGRVVAPAQAQFKHQTSNPKIFAGGDMVRGSDLVVTAIFEGRTAAEGILDYLGV
- the gltB gene encoding glutamate synthase large subunit, giving the protein MKAGLYHPDEFKDNCGFGLIAHMQGEASHHLLKTAIEALTCMTHRGGINADGKTGDGCGLLIQKPDLFLRAIAKETFSVELPAQYAVGMVFFNQDPVRAEAARENMNREILAAGLQLIGWRKVPVDTSVLGRLALERLPQIEQVFIGGEGLGDQDMAVKLFSARRRSSVANAADADHYICSFSNKTIIYKGLMMPADLQQFYPDLGDERLQTAICVFHQRFSTNTLPKWPLAQPFRFLAHNGEINTITGNRNWAVARRTKFANEQLPDIDELGPLVNRVGSDSSSMDNMLELMVTGGIDLFRGVRMIIPPAWQNMETMDADLRAFYEYNSMHMEPWDGPAGVVLTDGRYAVCLLDRNGLRPARWVTTKNGYITLASEIGVWDYKPEDVLAKGRVGPGQILAVDTETGQILNTNDIDSRLKSRHPYKQWLRQSAVRIQAKLDDDHGVASYDSDQLKQYMKMFQVTFEERDQVLRPLAEQGQEAVGSMGDDTPMAVLSQRVRSPFDYFRQQFAQVTNPPIDPLREAIVMSLEICLGAERNIFSESPDHATRVILSSPVISPAKWRALMSLDRPGFERHIIDLNYDESLGLEAAVRNMADQAEEAVRSGKVLLVLTDRHIAPGKLPAHASLAVGAVHHRLVEKGLRCDCNILVETATARDPHHFAVLVGFGASAVYPFLAYEVLADLIRTGEVLGDLYEVFKHYRKGISKGLLKILSKMGISTIASYRGAQLFEAVGLSEEVVDLSFRGVASRIKGARFVDIESEQKLLANEAWNNRKAIQQGGLLKFVYGGEYHAYNPDVVNTLQAAVQQGSYEKFKEYTALVDNRPVSMLRDLLKVKTADQPLPLDEIEPLESIFKRFDAAGISLGALSPEAHEALAEAMNRLGGRSNSGEGGEDPARYGTVKSSKIKQVATGRFGVTPEYLVNAEVLQIKVAQGAKPGEGGQLPGGKVNGLIARLRYAVPGVTLISPPPHHDIYSIEDLAQLIYDLKQVNPQALVSVKLVAEAGVGTIAAGVAKAYADLITISGYDGGTGASPLTSIKYAGSPWELGLAETHQTLRGNDLRGKVRVQTDGGLKTGLDVIKAAILGAESFGFGTAPMIALGCKYLRICHLNNCATGVATQNDKLRKDHFIGTVEMVMNFFTYIAEETREWLAKLGVRSLSELIGRTDLLEMLPGDTEKQGFLDLSPLLGSDHVPADKPQFCEVEKNPPFDPGLLAEKMWGIAKPAVEGKTGGVYDLEICNCDRSIGARISGEIARRHGNQGMKDAPVTFRFRGTAGQSFGVWNAGGLNLYLEGDANDYVGKGMTGGKVVITPPKGSPFKSQESAIVGNTCLYGATGGKLFAAGTAGERFAVRNSGAHAVVEGTGDHCCEYMTGGFVCVLGKTGYNFGSGMTGGFAYVLDQDNSFVDRVNHELVEIQRISNESMEAYRSHLHGVLVEYVKETSSDWGAHLLENLDDYLRKFWLVKPKAASLASLLSSTRANPQ